A single genomic interval of Candidatus Nezhaarchaeota archaeon harbors:
- a CDS encoding Nramp family divalent metal transporter — protein MSEAAKPSEGYELPPPPKGLPGHLKAIGPGLILASLAIGAGEWYLFPSMVVRYGPALMWTAVIGCLVQAVLGAESIKYTLYCG, from the coding sequence ATGTCGGAGGCAGCTAAGCCTAGTGAAGGCTACGAGCTTCCACCGCCTCCCAAGGGCCTACCTGGCCACTTGAAGGCTATAGGGCCAGGGCTGATCCTAGCGTCCTTAGCCATAGGGGCGGGCGAGTGGTACCTCTTCCCATCCATGGTAGTGAGGTACGGGCCAGCCTTAATGTGGACAGCGGTGATCGGGTGCCTAGTTCAAGCAGTGCTAGGCGCGGAGTCGATAAAGTATACGCTCTACTGTGGGC